ATTATACTCCAAAACGGAGACATCTTTACGGCTGAAATTGCCAATGCTATTGCTAACCCAATAGTTGATGGTGCTGATTTTCTTGGTCATGGCCCCAAGGTTTTAGATTCTTATTTAGATGATACCCCAGGTCAAATTAAATCAAATTTTTATACCTTTTATAATCGCCTAAAAGTTAGCCAACAATCAGGTTTAACTTTCTCTTATTTAGGAGGAATAGTATTATTAGCTGATGGTACTTTAATTAGTATTAGTCCTGGTTCAATTAATTTACCAGATAATGTTACTAGATATATATATGTTGGTTCTGATGGTACTGTTCAAGCAGCATCAACTTTACCTAATGTTAGTTTTCCTCTAGCTAAAGTAACTACTGCCTCTGGAACTCTTTCTGGAAGCATCATTGATTTAAGAGATAAATTAGTTGACAGATTAAGCCCCTCTGATATTCCTGTCACTCAGTTAATTCCTCCTGGGGCATCAATGGAGTTTTCCGGTTCAACATTACCTTCAGGTTGGTTATGGGAAGATGGGGCTTATTATACCCCTAGCACATACCCAGCCCTATTTGCTGCAATTGGTTACACTCATGGGCAATCTGGTTCTGATTTTAGAGTACCAGATTCCAGAGGTAGAGTTACTGTTGGGGCTGGTTCAGGTTCAGGCCTAACTAATCGTACCTTGGGACAAATAGGAGGATTAGAAGGTGTTATTTTAAACCTGGGTCAAACACCTTCACATATTCATGGAGTAAATGACTCAGGACATAATCACTCAATTAATGAATCTGCTCACTCTCATACAGTTAATGACCTAGGACATGCTCATGGTGTGTATGACCCAGGACATACTCATAACTTAAGACCTTATCGTGGATACGCTGAGGGTAATGGTTCTAGAGGTGATGGTGCTGAATTAACTACTATTCCTGGGGGAAGTAACTTTTATCCTAATACTCAAGCTAATACTACTGGAATTGGTATTTATAGTTCTTTTAGTAACATTAGTCTATCTAGCAATAAAACTAATATTAGCCTAAATACTGCTACTTCAGGTATTACCATTAATGCTCAAGGTGGTGGAGGTTCACATGAAAATATGCAACCTTGGTTAGCAAAGAATAAAATTATTAAATATTAAAAAATTAAGGTTCACTTTAAATTAATAAAGTGAACCTTTTATTCATAAAATAAATATGCCAACTCAAAGAATTATTAAATCTACATTTATTGGGCTAAATAATGAACCCTTAAGAAATGCTGTTGTTCAAGTAATCCACATGAAGGGTAATACTATTAACAATGTAGAATACCCTCAAGTTACTAAAAACTTCATTACTAATAGAGAAGGTAAAATAAACTTTATTCTGTGGTGTAATGAAGAAGGTGAACGCTCATCTTTTTATAGGTTTGTATTACCAGGTGGAGAAACTTTTGATGCTATTGTACCTGTAGGAACTTCTGACTTAGAACTTTCTGTACTAAGAGAAGGTGGTGGAGATTCTTCTGATCCTCAACATCAATCTTTAATAACATATATATTAAGTCAAGCTGGTGTAAGTATAGCAACTAATACTATGGCTGGTAAAGTTAGAACTAATACTAATTCTACTGACCCAGTTGTTTATCTCAAATCTGAAGTAGATAATCTTATAGCAAGTGTATCAGGGGCTGATTTAACTAACTATTATACTAAACCCCAAGCTGATAGTCTTTTAATTACCAAAGCTGATAAATCTACTACTTATACTAAAACCCAAACAGATGCCCTTATAGGAGGCGTTACAGTTGACCTTAGTAGTTATTATACTAAGACTCAAACTGATGCTTTAGTAACCCCTAAAGCTAACTCTAGTGACGTTACAGCAGCTTTATCATTGAAGGCTAATAGTAGTGATGTAACTACTTCTTTAGCTGCTAAAGCTAATCAGTCTACTACCTATACAAAAACAGAAGTTGATGGATTAATAAACCCTAAAGCTAACTCCAATGATGTTTACACTAAAACTCAAACTGATACTTTAATTTCAGGAGCTATCCCAAGTACAGCTAAAGGTACTGCATTGGGGGTTGCTACTCTTGATAGTGGTGGTAAGATTCCTGATACTCAAATATCTGATGCCATCACAAGGGATACTGAACTTACTGTTGGTTTAGCCACCAAAGCTGATTCATCCACAACTTATACTAAAACTCAAACTGATACTCTATTAACTACCAAAGCTAATCAAAGTACAACATATACTAAAACTGAAGTTGATACTCTGGTTGCTGCTTCTGATACTTTAGTTGAGTTGATTGATGTTGCTATCAGTTCACCTTCAAATACTCAAGTTTTAGCTTACAATTCATCTACTTCTAAATGGACTAACCAAACCATTTCTACTGGTGAAACCAATACTGCATCAAATGTGGGTGTAGGTGGAGTTGGAGTATTTAAGCAGAAAACTGGAGCTAATTTAGAATTCAAAAACATTAATGCTGGTTCATCTAAAATATCTATTACAAATGATACTGCTAACTCTGAAATAGATATAGATGTAAATGAATCTAATTTGACTCTAGGAAATCTCTCAGGTACACTTGCGATTACAAAAGGTGGAACAGGTAGTACTTCTGCTAGTGCTGCATTGACTGCTCTTGGAGCTGCCTCCACAACATCACTAACTTCTCACACTATTGATACATCTAACCCACACTCAACAACTGCTGCTCAAGTTGGTAATACTACTGCACAATGGAATGCTAGTAAAATTCAAGGTGTAGATGTAATTTCTACTGCTCCTACTAATGGTCAAATTTTGACCTACAACAGTACTACTTCCAAATGGACACCTACTACTTCAAGTGGGGGAGGTTCTAGTACTTTAGCTACTCTTACTGACGCAACTATTACAAGCCCAACTGAATCCCAAATACTTACTTATAATGCTACAACTAGTAAATGGGAAAATAAAGTAGCTAGTAATTCTCACCCTGGATATAAATCAGGTTTATGTTATTTACATACAGATAAAATTGCAACAGCTAATAGTACAGGATTTACTACAGGAACTATTAGATATTCTATATTTTATGTTGCTTACCCAATAGTTATAAGCAATTTTATAATAAATGTTATAACTGCGGCAACAGCAGGGACTACTGCTTTTGGTGGTATTTATTCCCATAACTTATCTACAATAGCCCCAGATACATTGCTTGGTAGTAATAGTGTAGCTGTAGATACTGTGGGGACTAAATCGTTTACTATGTCTTTATCTTTAAAACCAGGAAATTATTGGTTTGCTTCAAGTTTTGGAGCCTCTACTACAATTTCTTCTACAGGTAGTACCTCTTCATTTATAGGAAGTAATTATAATTTTGGTGTTAGTAGTGGTTCCTTACCATTAGGTAATAATAGTTATGGTTATTCTAATAGTTATACCCATGCAGCTTTACCTAGTACTGCAACAACTACTGCCCTTATCAATCTTTCAATCAGTCCACTTTATTGGTTTACAATCGCTTAAATAATATGGCTATACGTCGCACATCTTTAGACCGTGGTAATGGATTACCTTTAATTTGCTTTGAAGTTGATGAATGGGCAGAAGAAAACAGGGTATATGAAATTGATTGCAGTTTACCTAGTCCCACTAAAGAAGCTACTCCTGTCCCTGACTGGATAATCTTTGAAGGTTTATATTGGAAAGACAGACATGAAACCTTCTTGTACTACAACAATATAGCTTTAGGTTTAGGTTATGGAAATCTTGATGAATACTTAAATGATTACCCTCAATACTTTTTCTTAAACCAAGCCTCAGAAGTTTCAAGATGTCAATGGGTTAGTGATGAGTTACCAAATATAACAGACCGTCAAGCTTTTGTTGATTGGTATAGAAATCAACAACCAGATATCTGGGAATATTAATCTAAATTAACCCACAGCCTCCTTAATTGGGGGCTTACTTTTTTTGTAAATTTATAAAATAATCGTAATGAAATGACTATACAAACAAATAAACCTGAAACTCCTAAGCAAATTAATTATATTAATCTGAATCCTGATACCCAATCTAAAATAGTTGACCAAGTATTAACTAATGCAAGTGGAATAGGTTTAGGAATTATAATCACTCTTCTAGGCTTAATAGTAGTAGCCCGATGGTTAGGGTTAAATGCTCTTATTGCAAAATGGATGGAAAAGTTAGAATCTGACTCTCAATCTTTTAGAACCTTAGCTAATAGTCTACAGAATATGTCTGTAGACTCAAAGGTTCAACACAATAAATATGTAGAAGACCATTCTAAGATTATTGATGAAATTAGGGAAGTTAGAGAAATTAGTAAAGAGATATTATATAAAGTAGATAAACAATAAATAATATTATAAATACTCTGCCCTCCAACCCTTACATTGCTTTACCTTACCACTAGCAACAGAGGATAAGTTACCATTATTTAAATTATACTCTCTACAAAAAGCAGCCATGTTATTAATAATAAATTCCTGCCCATCTGGTGAGTAAATTTTATAATTTTTACTGTTAGCTTTTGCTACTTTTTCTTTACTTTCATCTGAATGCTTTTTTCCATAAAAATGATTATTTTCTGCCTTATATTTACCTTCTCTTGATTTACTTATTTTTTGTTTAGATTCCTCTGAGTGGTTTTTACCAACCCAATATTTGTTACCTAAGTTAGCTTGCCCACATTTCTTTTTAGATTCTTCAGTATGTAGTCTACCTAACGTATTACCAGCACTTTTACAAATATTATATTCAGGCTGATAGGTATCTAAATACATCTGTTCAATGTCTAATAAATACCTTTTATCTGTCCACTCTTCCTTGGGAACTACTTCAAGAATCTTAAACTCAAATCTAAATTCAGTGTACTTATTCCAAGCCTTTTGTAAGTAAGGATTATCGTACCTATTACCTCTAAGGTCTGATTTATGCCTGTTCCACCTTTTTCTAAAACTCTCAGCAGTGCTGCCAATATAGCGCTTGCCAGTGTCTCTGTTAATAATGACATAAATGCCTGTCTGGTTAAGTTCATCAGTAGTATAGGCCATTATAGTGCCACCTGTTGATTAACTAAGGTGGACGCTTCCTTAACGGCAACTCTTCTTAACCAATCACATAAGTTTCTTTCACT
This genomic interval from Nostoc sp. KVJ3 contains the following:
- a CDS encoding tail fiber protein → MTRIILQNGDIFTAEIANAIANPIVDGADFLGHGPKVLDSYLDDTPGQIKSNFYTFYNRLKVSQQSGLTFSYLGGIVLLADGTLISISPGSINLPDNVTRYIYVGSDGTVQAASTLPNVSFPLAKVTTASGTLSGSIIDLRDKLVDRLSPSDIPVTQLIPPGASMEFSGSTLPSGWLWEDGAYYTPSTYPALFAAIGYTHGQSGSDFRVPDSRGRVTVGAGSGSGLTNRTLGQIGGLEGVILNLGQTPSHIHGVNDSGHNHSINESAHSHTVNDLGHAHGVYDPGHTHNLRPYRGYAEGNGSRGDGAELTTIPGGSNFYPNTQANTTGIGIYSSFSNISLSSNKTNISLNTATSGITINAQGGGGSHENMQPWLAKNKIIKY
- a CDS encoding NUMOD3 domain-containing DNA-binding protein; this translates as MAYTTDELNQTGIYVIINRDTGKRYIGSTAESFRKRWNRHKSDLRGNRYDNPYLQKAWNKYTEFRFEFKILEVVPKEEWTDKRYLLDIEQMYLDTYQPEYNICKSAGNTLGRLHTEESKKKCGQANLGNKYWVGKNHSEESKQKISKSREGKYKAENNHFYGKKHSDESKEKVAKANSKNYKIYSPDGQEFIINNMAAFCREYNLNNGNLSSVASGKVKQCKGWRAEYL
- a CDS encoding plasmid mobilization protein translates to MKANKDKVITLRLTEEQHQLFVQAAEQSERNLCDWLRRVAVKEASTLVNQQVAL